In Nerophis ophidion isolate RoL-2023_Sa linkage group LG02, RoL_Noph_v1.0, whole genome shotgun sequence, one DNA window encodes the following:
- the LOC133544480 gene encoding rho-related GTP-binding protein RhoA-D, which yields MAAIRKKLVIVGDGACGKTCLLIVFSKDQFPEVYVPTVFENYIADIEVDGKQVELALWDTAGQEDYDRLRPLSYPDTDVILMCFSIDSPDSLENIPEKWTPEVKHFCPNVPIILVGNKKDLRNDDHTRRELAKMKQEPVKTEEGREMATRINAFGYLECSAKTKDGVREVFEMATRAALQVRKRKKRSACALL from the exons ATGGCTGCCATTCGCAAGAAGCTGGTGATTGTCGGCGATGGAGCTTGCGGTAAAACATGTCTCCTCATCGTTTTCAGCAAGGACCAGTTTCCGGAAGTTTACGTGCCAACCGTGTTTGAGAACTACATAGCGGATATCGAAGTTGACGGAAAACAG GTGGAGTTGGCATTGTGGGATACTGCAGGCCAAGAGGACTACGACAGGTTGAGGCCTCTTTCCTACCCGGACACTGACGTCATCTTAATGTGCTTTTCCATTGATAGCCCAGACAGTTTAG AAAACATTCCAGAGAAGTGGACTCCTGAGGTGAAGCACTTCTGTCCCAACGTTCCCATCATCCTGGTGGGGAACAAGAAAGACCTGAGGAACGACGATCACACGCGGCGAGAGCTGGCCAAGATGAAGCAG GAGCCGGTGAAGACAGAAGAAGGCCGAGAAATGGCCACCAGGATCAACGCCTTCGGCTACCTGGAGTGCTCGGCCAAGACCAAAGATGGCGTGCGGGAGGTATTCGAGATGGCCACCAGGGCGGCGCTGCAGGTCCGCAAGCGCAAGAAGAGAAGCGCCTGCGCGCTGTTGTGA